From Pelagibacterium flavum:
TCTCGGCCGCCCGCACGACAGCCTCTACGAGGTAGCCTTGTGGGAGGATATGCTCAAGGTCCAAGGCGACGAGCTTTTTTACGCCTACATGGTCGACAACCAGGCGATTGTCATTCCCGACACGATCGATGCCATCCGCGCGCTCGCGGCACCCGCACCGAAGGCTGCGGACTCGATCGCCCGCACCAACGCCGCGTTGGGCATCGGACGCGGCCTTGTCTGACGCCATCTGGCCAAACTTCTACGCGTCGAGTGAGGTCATTCGATCCGGTCGCTTCCACCAGATCAGCGCCAGCAAGTAGGTCGAGATCAGCGCACCGCCAAAGCAGAACACGGAGATGTAGGCGTAGGAAAAGAACAGGTAGGTGATCACCACGACGCCGCCTGTCAGCAGACCGAACATCTTTACGGCGCGATCGCGGACCACCAGAAACGGCGCAATGATCACGGTGAGATAGATCCCGTATGTCACCACTCGCGACACGATCGCGTCCAGCAAGTTGATATCTTCATATCGAACCGCCCAGGCAAGGAACGACGTCGACAGCCAACCCTCGTGTGTGAAGTAGGGGATGAACTGAAGGCCACCCAGCATGGCTCCAGCGATCACAAACAACAGGATGACAGCGCTTCGGCCCCCGCTCTCGAGGAAGAAGGCCGACATGGGAATCCAGATCGGCCAGACGATCCAGGCGAAGAACATATAGACGAAGGAGTATTGCTCGACATGGTGAGTATGCCCGGCATCTCCGGCGACCCAGACCATCCCTTCGGCCCCTTGTTGCAGCCCGAACAGAAGGGGCAGGATCGCGAGCATGAGATAGCGGCGATCCCCGGCCCACGCCCAGACCGTCGCGACGGCCCCGGAAGGGACAAGGACCGCAGCGGCGGCATAGCTGACCGTGGCGGACAGGCACATGGCGTCACATCCGCTCGACTCTCGTGCTGCGGCAGGTTCCGGCCGTCACGCTACTCTCCCTCCACGATGTTGATGGCGTTGCCCGCAGCGAAGGACGAGATGTTGGCCAGGGTCGTGTCAATGATCCGGCGAAGCGCCTGGTCCGTGTTGTAGGCGTTGTGCGGCGTGACGAGGACGTTCGGAAACCGCAGCAACACGTGGTTCGCCACCAGCGCCTTGAGGTCTGGGGCGTCGAGAGATCGCTGCTGACGGAATATCTCGGCTTCCTCGCGTATCAGGGGCTCCTGCGGCAAGACATCGAGGCCCGCCGCGCGCAGCTTTCCCTCGGCTAGCGCCCGCACGAGCGCTTCGGTGTCGACGACATTTCCGCGCGACGTGTTGATCAGGATCGCTCCCTCCTTCATCGCAGCGAAGGCTGCATCTCCGATCAGCCCGGCGGTTTCGGGCAACGACGGCACGTGCAGGGATATGACGTCGGCTTGCTCCAGCACTGCGCGGAGTGCCGCGTAGGAAAACGCCAGCCTGGACGCAGCCTCATGGTCCTCGTGGCGATCATGGGCGATAACGGTCATGCCGAAGCCTTTGGCGATCTCGATGGCGCGGCGTCCTATGCGGCCGGTTCCGATCACTCCCATGACCTTGCCGTGAAGCTCGAAGCCGCGCGTTCTCGCCATCGAGAACCCGCCGCGACGCGTATGCTCCACGCTCTCGACAATGTTGCGGGCCACCGCGAGAAGCAAAGCAAAGGCGTGCTCCGCCACGGTGGAATCGCCATAGTCGGGGACGTTGGCCACTATGACCCCCCGGCGCCTGCACGCGCCAAGATCGATATGGTCAAAGCCGGTCGATCGCGTCGCAACGAGCTTGAGAGCGGGAAGGCGCTCAAGCACATCGGCATCGATCTTCGAAGCGATAAAGGGACTGACCACCTCAGCGTCGGCATAATCGCCGGCCGTGGTTCTGTTCAGCGCATGTCGGGTGCAACGCACCTCATGCGCGGGACGGAGGCCGGCGCACGCTGCCTCTTCCCAGTCCTCTGCCTCGAACACCGCGATCTTCATTGCTCGCCCTCGATCTCAATCCGGTCGTCAAATCCTGGTCCAGCGACGCTCTCGACAATCATCCGAATTGCGTCCCGTTCGGCCGACGATCGCACCGTGCCGGCGACGCGGACCCGCCCTGCCGCGACATCGACCGTGGGTTGGCGGCTCAGGTAGACCATGGCGTCTTGGAGGCGTGCCAATATCGCACGCCGCGCGGCATCGTCGCCCTTGACCTCTGGCTCAGGCTTGCCCGCCGACACGACCTTGAGCAGGTCTGCCCGGCTGACGACGCCAACGAGCCGGCCGTTCCGCATGACGGGAAGGCGCTTGATCCGATGAACGCCCAGCAGCATCGCGACCTTCTGGACAGGAGTGTCCTCATCGACCGTAATGACCTGCGGGGACATGACGTCGGCGACCTTCCAGCTCCGGCTCCTGACAAATTCGCGTGCCGGATCGTTCGACTGCTCGGCGCCTCCTACGATCGGACCCGACATCCCAAGTTCGGATCTCCGCAAAAGGTCGCCCTCGGTGATGAGCCCGAGCAACCTGCCCGTGTCGTCGACGACCGGGAGGCCGCTCACGCCTCCGGTCAGCATGATGCGGGCAGCATGCCACACGCTATGGGCTGGGCTGACCGTCACGACGTTCCTTGTCATCAGGTCCTTCGCCTGCATTGGACGGCCCCGCTCCCTAGCGTGCATATGCCTCGGTCACGTATCGGCTCATCATGCGGTGGCTGTTGAACAGGGGCCCAATCTTGCTGATTGCCTGCTTCATCATCCAAACCCACCCCGGCCGATCGCGGTAGTAGAGAGGCAGGACCACATCCTCCAGCTTCGCATAGAGTGCTAACCCATCGCCTGGTCCCGGCGGCGTTCCTTCAATCGACCACCCGGTGACGCCATCCACGCAGCCTTCGAGCCACCATCCATCGAGCACGCTGAGGTTCAACACACCGTTCAAAGCCGCCTTCATCCCGCTCGTGCCCGAGGCTTCGAGAGGCGGCAACGGCGTGTTGAGCCAGATGTCGCATCCGGCAACCAAGGTGGCCGAAAGCCGCATGTCGTATCCGGGAAGGAAGACGATCTGCGCGATGCCGTCGAGACGTTCGATGTGCCTGTGGAACGCCGCGATCGCCTTTGCACCGCCTTCGTCCTTCGGGTGTGCCAACCCCGCCAGGACGATCTGAAAGGGGTATTTCTGCGCGATCACACTCAGCCGCTCGATATCAGAGAAGACCAGCTCGGGCCGCTTGTAGGCGGTCATCCGGCGGGCATACCCGATCAGCGGCACGTCGTCGCGCAAATGCGCGCCTGTCTCCGTCGATAGGGTCGCAAGCAGTTCCGCCTTGGCGACCTGATGCGCGTTCCAGACCGATGCGTCGTCGAGCTGGTCGGAAAATGCCAGCGACTCCGGCTCGTGCGCCCAATTGGGATAGCGGCTGGAGTGTAAGTCGGCGAACGCTCGATGGGTCCATGTGTGGACATGCACGCCATTCGTGATCGACGTGATTTCATAGCCAGGGAACATCTGGCGTGCAGTTTCGGCATGTCGGCGCGCCACGCCGTTCACATAGCCGCTGAGATTCAATGCGAGCTGCGTCATGTTGAGCCGCGTTGGACCGGCCAGAGCCCTCAACGTTGCTAGTTCGATGTAGTCGCCGAGGATGGTGCGAACGAGTTCATAGTCGAACTTGTCAAACCCCGCCTCCACAGGCGTGTGCGTCGTGAAAACGCAGCGGTCGCGGACGGCGCCGATGTCGTATTGCTTCAAGGGTTCAGACGAATCGGCGTCGCGCCGCGCTGCCTCGCGGAGAAGCGGCAACGTCAGCAGCGCGGCGTGGCCTTCGTTGAGATGGAACTTCTCGATCTCAAAGCCAAGTGCCCGAAGGATGAGTCGGCCACCGATCCCAAGGACGATCTCTTGCTTCAGCCGATACGCGTCGTCACCGCCATAGAGAAAATCGGTGATGCGGCGATCCGGCGGCTCGTTCTCGTGCAGGTCCGTATCAAGCAACAGGACCGGAACAGCGTGGCCAAGCGGGCATTCCACTGCATATAGCCACGGCCGTATCCAGACATCGCGTCCCTCGATCTGCACAGCGACCATCTGCGGAAGCGGCTTGGCCCAATCTGTGGGTGACCAGGGGTTGGGGCCGCTTTCCTGCTCGCCCCGTGGCGAAATCTCCTGACGGACGTATCCCTGTTCGCTGAGCAGGGTGACGAAGACCATCGGCAAATCGAGATCTGCGGCCGATCGGGCGGTGTCGCCGGCGAGAACGCCGAGCCCGCCGCTGTAAGTATGGACCTCTGGCCGAAGCGCAATCTCCATCGAGAAGTAGGCGATTCGGGCGCGGCGCACGGAGCGCTCGAAGAATGTCAACTGGTATCCCCTGTTCAATGTGGTTTGCGCACCCACCCATGAACGGCCGACGACACGTGGTCGTGTGCCGGCCGCTCGTCGATCCGAGGAGAACCCCCTTCACTCGAACGATTGAAATCGGCGACGCCTGCGTTTCATCGTCGGCAGCGAGGTTCAGGACTTTTTCTTGGACCCCGCGCCCTCCGCCATTTCCAGCTCGGGGACCGCTTCTGTGGTCTCGGATTCCGCGCGCAGCCAGTGGTCGAGTTCGCAGCCGGTGGGACAGCCCTCGTCCTCCCAGATCTGGTATGCCCGCTCCTCGATTCTGACGTGGACCAGCTCACCGGCCGGTGTTGGTTCGCTGTCTGACATTGCCATCGCTCCATTGTAAGGGACTGCAGAACGACAGGAGGATCGCCGGGAAGGAGCGGGCAATCGTTGATGCAAGTTAAAGATACCGAAGGCCAAGTATTTCGCGGGAGCTGGCCCCTTTCCGGCTACATCCATCCCATCCGCAGGGGCATCCAGATCGCCATGGCGATCATGATGAGGTTCTCGGTGAGGGAGACGAAGCCGAGCGGCACGTTGCTGTTGCCGCCCACGCAGGCGCATTTGAGCTTGCGCTTGTCGATATAGACCGCCTTGAAGACCGAGACGGCTCCGACCGTCCCGATGAACAGCGCGACCGGCGATGCGATCCACAGCAGCGTTCCGGCCAGCATCAGCACACCGGCCAACGTCTCACCGAAGGGGTAGAAATAGGCGTAGGGCACATATCGCCGCCCGAGCAGGTCGTAGTTCAGGAACATGGTCGAGAAGCTCTCGACGTCCTGAAGCTTCTGGATGCCGAGCAGGCACATGGCGATGGCGATGAAAAACTCGATCGCGTGAAGGTCGAAGATCGTGCCCAGGGCGAACCAGCTCACGGCGAGACCCATCAGGAGGGCCACGCCGAACAGCGCAATTACCGGCTGATAGGTGGTCTCATCCTTCCCCCGCAGCGGCTTGCCGAAATGCGCGCGGGTGTCGTCGTAGCCGCCGATCCGCCTGCCGCCGATGAAGACCTGCGGCGTGGTCTTCACATCGTGCTCGGCCATGAAGCGATCGGCCTCCTCACGCGAGGTGAGCAGGTGGTCCTCGACCGCCAAACTGCGGGTTTCACAAATTCCCGGACAGCGATTTCAGTAAATCGCGGACACTGATTTCGGTAATTCCGGGACAGTGATTTCAGTAATTCCCGGACAGTTCCGGGAGCCTGGATAAGGTTGGTCACATAGCCTGCGTCGTTGCGGCATCTTCACGGTCTGAACACCGACCGGGAGGGGACATGCCGCGACACAAGCAACCAAGGCGCATGACCGTGCAAGACATACGAACGATCCTTCGACTGAAGCATGAACAGGGCTTGTCGATCCGCGAGATTGCCCTGCGTCTGAAGCTGAGCAAGACGACCGTGGCGACCTATCTGTTTCGTGCCCGGGAGGCTGGCCTTGACTGCTGGCCCCTTCCACGTGGGCGCGATGACGATACAACGCTAAAGACAGTCCTTTTCCAGAAGGTGGGACGCCCGCCCCGCGATTTGACCGAGCCCGACTGGCGCAAGATATCGTCCGAACTCAAGCGCAAGGGCGTAACGCTGGTGCTGCTGTGGGAGGAATATCGCGCTGCCCACCCCGATGGGTATGGCTACACCTGGTTTTGCACCCAGTTCCGGGCCTTCGAGAACCGAACCAGTCCCCGGTTCCGCAATCGCCACGAAGCGGGCGCGGTCATGCAAACCGATTACGCCGGCCATACTATCCCCGTCATCGATCCGGCCACCGGTGTCGCCCACCAGGCCCAGATCTTTGTCGCTGTGCTGGGCGCTTCGAACTACACCTTCGCCTGGGCCAGCTTGACCCAGCGTCTGCCCGACTGGATCGAAGCCCAAGTGCGGGCGCTGGAGTTTTTTGAGGGCGTACCCAAGGCTCTGGTCTGCGACAACCTCAAGGCAGCCGTGGCCCGGCCGCTGTGGTTCGAGCCCTCGCTGAACAAGACCTTCTCGGCTCTTGCCACCCATTACGACACGACCATTCTGCCCACCCGACCGCGCAAGCCGCGCGACAAAGGCAAGGTGGAAAGGGCGGTGCTGATCGTCGAGCGCTGGATTCTCGCGCGCCTGCGCAATCAGCAGTTCTTCTCGATCCAGACCCTGAATGCGGCCATCGCCGAGTTGGTGACCGCCCTCAATGCAAAGATCATGCGCCGGGTTGGTCAGTCCCGCCGGGATCTTTATGAGCAGATCGAACGCCCCGCATTGCGCGCCTTGCCCGACCATCCCTTCGAATATGCCGAGTGGAAGCGCGCCAAGGTGCATCCCGACTATCACATCGAGGTGCTGCACGGCTTTTACTTCGTGCCCCACCGACTGATCGGTCGCCAGGTCGATGTTCGCCTGACCCATCGAATGATCGAGATATTCTACAACCACGAGCGTGTCGCGGTGCACAATCGGCGCGGACAGCGTGGCGGGCACTCCACCGTCAGGGAACACATGCCCAAGTCTCACCAGCGCCATGGTGGCATGACCCCCGAGACGCTGGTGTCTCGTGGCGCCCGTATCGGCTACCACGTCGCCGCCCTTATCGAGCGTCTCATCCGGGAGAGACCACACCCTGAACAAGGATATCGTTCTGCGCTTGGTGTGCTTGGTCTCGAGCGGCGCTTTGGAGGCGACAGGCTCGAGGCCGCCTGCGAGCGGGCCCTGACCCATAACACCGTCCGCTACGCCTCGGTGCAATCGATCCTCATCACGGGTCTGGACAAGGCGAGCGAACCGCCAGCCCCGATGACCCCGGCGCCGCGCCACGACAATATCCGCGGCCCTGGCTACTACCAGTGACCATCAAGGAAAGAAGGTAATATGCTGACATAAGGGCCTGCTCCGGTGGCCCACCGGGTTTGTTTCTCGTCTTGAGGGCATTGACAAATCGTCTTCGTGAATGGGCCATGCATCCAAGGTGAGTGGCACCCTCCAGCGTGCGCCAGGCGGAATAGCCGTCGCTCATCAACATGCCGCGATAATCGCCGAGAAAGGCCTGCGGGTAGATCTGGCCGCGGCCCGGCTGATAATCGAGCAGCACGATCGGTTCGTCGCTGTCCTCGCCACTTCGATAAGCCCACATATACGATGTGCTGGTGGCCTCTCTATTCGTTTCCTTCAGCACCTGGACCGTCGTCTCATCGCCATGGATGAGGGGCTGCGATCTGAGCCGCAGCTTCAGCGCGTCATAGATGCGGGACAGATGCCTCTCACTCGAGCCGATCACCCAGTGACCCAGAGCGCCACGGCTGACAGGAACACCGGCACGTTCGAATGTCTGCGCCAAGCGGTAGAGCGGTGTGCCGTCGGCGTATTTGTGAACCAGGGCGAAGGCCAGCGTCGAGGCCGTGGCGATGCTGCCAGGCAAAGGCTGTGCAGGCATCGGCGCGGTCATGACCGGCGTGTTGATCCCGGTGCGGTCGCAATGGCGGCAAGCATATTTGAACCGCACATTCTGCAGGACCTTTGCCTTCACCTCGATGTGAAGCTGCTCGGCAACGGTCTCGCCCATGCGATGCATCCGGCCATCACAGCAGGGGCAGGCCTTCTGATCCTCGGGAAGGTCATATTCGACGCGCTCACGCGGCAGGTTTTCCGGCAACGGCTTGCGGCCGCGTTTCTTGCCTTCCGGCTTTCCGGCTGGCGGCAATCCGGTGTCCGGCACATCAACAACAGCGCAATCTTCGCCGCCAGCCTCATCCTCGGCTGCAACCTGCTCGGCTTCATTGAAGAGGCGATCAATGTGCTTTTCGCTCTTGGGCGCAAAACGATGCAGCCGCGCAAGCGCCAGTTCTTCCTCGAGTTTGACGACGCGCTGCGCGAGCGCCTCCTTCTCGGCCTTCAGCGTGGCGATTTCGGCAGCATTTACCGCCAACTGTGCCATCAACTCTGCAACGCTCGGTTCACCGGTTCGATTCATCAGATTCTTGAATCTGAACCGTCCAGCTGCGTCAACCGCGCAATTCGAGAGCCTTCAACCAGCGACCTGGTATTGCCGCACAGGATGGCGGACCATCCCATCAATATCGATGCCGTCGAGAATTCAGTGCAATTGTTCCGTCGTCAGCCGCACCACCGTTTCCTGGCGCCGGGGCCAGCGGAACCTGTCCTCGTTCAGCTGCTTTTGCACAAGCACAAAACCCGACCGGTCGAAAAACAGCAGCTTCATCCGGTCGCGACGACGATTGCAGAACGCAAACACTCCAGAGGCAAAGGGATCCAGTCCCATCGTCTCCTGAACCCGCACCGCAAGGCTGTTAATGCCGGCCCTGAAGTCGATCGGTTCGTGATGCAGGTAGACCTGAAGATCAGCGCCCAGTCTGAACATTGCACAATGCTCCGATCATCGCGCTCACCGCTCGCTCATCACCGCATTCCAGCATCAACTTCACCCCGTTCGGCAGTGTCGCGCTCAGCTTGGCTGGAGAGGAAAGCAAGCCGCTCTCATCAGGTTTCGGAAGCCTCGCCCCCGGCTCGTCGGACCGAAAGTCCAGCATCCGGTCATGCCTCGACACAACCGCATTCGCAGCCCCTTCAATCTCAACCGCGATAAACGCAGGCGTGGAAGGCGGCGCAATCACCGCCGTTTCCTTCCTCGCCAACCGGTGCTGGCGTATCCACTTCCACAGAAGTTCGCATTGACCCCGTGATCCAGGGCAAGCTGAGCAACCGACGCTCCGGGGTGCAAACAGTTTTCGATCAGACGCAACTTCGATACAGGATCAAACGTCCGCCGCCCACTCGGATGCACTGCCGTCACCCGCAATTTCCGACCGTCATCTTCCATAACCTGGTGTCCACCTCACTTTTGGTGGACACCACATGCCCCAGAAAACTCAACCGAAAAAGATGCGCAGAAATTCGCGCTTACAAAGCAGACGCATTCGGCCTGATGCGGAGGATGGGGCGGCGAAGACCGGACAAGCCCGACCACGCGGTAACGCTCATGCAGACGTCTAACTACCGCAGCGCCGAGATACCCGCTCGAACCGGTTACAACAATGACGGGTCTATAGTCGTCATCCATGGATGCCTCCGTCATCGCCTATTCGTGCAGGAGTTTCACAAGCGCCCGCGATCTCGAGGATAAGCAGGACGATCATGAGCAGCCACCAGTTCCCCTGCCAAGCATCATGCTGCCGTCGCTCATGATCCAGTCTCCTAGACCGCATCGGTAGAACCGTGCTGAATTCAATTTGTTCCGAAGGCGACGCCAACACGGCAAAATCAGCGTAGGTGACGGGATGAGGGTTGATTGATCTTCGAGAGTAACTTGCTGTGCAGTCTGGTCGGGATCGATTTCCTTTCCGTTCGGAAGACGCCCAGTCTTTCGATATTTCTGTTGACCTTCCATCAACAGGAATTCCTACTGTAGTGGCCATTGAGGAAGCGGAGGACGGAACATGGATGTCGCACAATCAACCGGGAGAGCCGCAAGGGATTCAGTCTGCGGCATGTCGGTACAGCCCTCAACTGACACTCTCAGCCTACAACACTACGGGCACTTCTATCATTTCTGCTCGGAGAGCTGCCGCTCGGCGACCTCCTTGCTCTGACGGTCTTCGGCACAGAACAGGATCATCCGACAGCGAGCGTGCCGCCTTGTGCCGTCGAACCTGCGCCTTAAGAACGGCCTGTCATCGAACCATCTCCCAAAATTGCTCGGATCAATGGTACGAATTACAGTTCTAGATGACTAGGGTCTCGGGCCACTGCGCCACTTCCGGCCACCCGCTCTGATCGCCTTCAGTTCAAACTAGAGTGTCCGCTGGCTGCGCTGGAGCGTGGGGGTGACGTTCCAGGACACCTTGCCCAGTTATGGCTAGCGATGATCGCTGGCACCATGTATCCTTCTCCTTTCTGTTGCTGAGTGGGTCCCAGCTGTGGCATCAAGGAGAGATCGTGCAACAGGGTTTGCTGCCCTCGCAAGTCCCCTCGGAAGGAGATCAACGATCATGACCGGAGCTTCCACGCATGAACCGAGAAGACGGGACTTCCTGTTTGTCGCAACAGGTGCAGTCAGCGCCGTCGGAGTGGCCGGAGCAATTTGGCCCCTCATCGATCAGTTGAACCCTGACGCCTCGGTTTTGGCCTTGGTAAGTGTCGAATTCGACGTGTCGGCGATAGAGGAAGGGCAGACGGTCACCATCCAGTGGCGAGGTCTGCCGGTTTTTGTGCGACACCGCACGGAAGCGGAGGTTCTAGAGGCGCGCTCGGTACCGCTGGAAGAGTTAAAGGACCCGGAGCTGGACCAGCAGCGCGTGGCTGAGAGCCACCCACAGTGGCTGATCATGATTGCTAACTGCACTCATCTCGGCTGCGTACCGGTCGGCGAAGCTGGAGACTATGGGGGCTGGTTCTGTCCCTGCCACGGCTCCCAATTCGATATATCCGGGCGGGTAAGAGCTGGCCCCGCCCCAACAAACCTCGTGGTTATGCCGTATGAGTGGCTCAGCGAAAAGCTCGTGCGGATCGGTTAGTTGTCTGGACTCCGTAGGGCCAGTCGCAGGTTTCGATCCTCCGCGCCCGCGACCCAGAAATCTCGGACTCAACTAAGTAATCTGGGACCACTACATTCTGTATTCGTCCGGAGGCATAGCATCAGCTGAGGAGAATTCGGCTGAGCAGAGGACTGCTATAAACCGCGATGCCTAGGAAACGCCCGAACCGAGGACAAGCTGCTCGAGCTCATTCCCTACGGCGGGGGGTGATCCAGAGGATGTAGCCAAGGCAGCCGTTTGGCTTGCTTCGGACGACTCCGACTATGTGGTGGGCACGACCTTGCATGTCGATGGCGGCATGACGCTCTAGTCTATGCCCGCGATCGTCGTGGTCATCCGCCGGATATAGATCGGAACGCAGGGAACTTCATGGGAGTGCTCACCAACATCAGATGAATGATGGTGTCCATGAAACGATGCCAGGCCATCCCCATGATCATGCCCGTGCTCGGAGATATCGGCCAGTATCTCGCCAACTCCGGACGCGTGCGCGGCTTGCATTGACGGAACCCCCAGCAGGCTGAGCGCAGCGACGAGCAGCAGAAAACAACGTCCCGGAAGGGCAAAGCGACGGAAAATCATGAACGATAGGTAAATCGAACGTGGTTAAGGTCTGGTTACGATGGCGCGGAAAGGTAAAGATTTGGCCGGGCTGTGATTGACCGATCAATGACGGTAATGGGAGACATGATCTGACCGACTTACAAGCCAGACCTTGTCCGCAGTATCCGAAGAATATTGGTGCAGAGGAAAGCTACGGCCGCAACACAAACGATTGACGGGCCCGCTGGCGTATCGAAGGTATAGGCCAAATCCAGACCCAATACCGCTGAAAGCACGCCGATCGCCACGGCCGCCATCGCCATTTGTTCGGGGGTGCGAGAAAGCGGCCGGGCTGCGGCGGCCGGTACGATAAGCATCGCTGTAATAAGGATCACACCCACTACCTTTATGGCAACTGCCACGATGATGGCCAGGGCCAATGTGAGGATCAATTGCTCGCGCTTCGGATTTCGCGCCAGCGCAATTTCCTGCCGCTCCCCGGTGGGGCGCGA
This genomic window contains:
- the glgP gene encoding alpha-glucan family phosphorylase; amino-acid sequence: MTFFERSVRRARIAYFSMEIALRPEVHTYSGGLGVLAGDTARSAADLDLPMVFVTLLSEQGYVRQEISPRGEQESGPNPWSPTDWAKPLPQMVAVQIEGRDVWIRPWLYAVECPLGHAVPVLLLDTDLHENEPPDRRITDFLYGGDDAYRLKQEIVLGIGGRLILRALGFEIEKFHLNEGHAALLTLPLLREAARRDADSSEPLKQYDIGAVRDRCVFTTHTPVEAGFDKFDYELVRTILGDYIELATLRALAGPTRLNMTQLALNLSGYVNGVARRHAETARQMFPGYEITSITNGVHVHTWTHRAFADLHSSRYPNWAHEPESLAFSDQLDDASVWNAHQVAKAELLATLSTETGAHLRDDVPLIGYARRMTAYKRPELVFSDIERLSVIAQKYPFQIVLAGLAHPKDEGGAKAIAAFHRHIERLDGIAQIVFLPGYDMRLSATLVAGCDIWLNTPLPPLEASGTSGMKAALNGVLNLSVLDGWWLEGCVDGVTGWSIEGTPPGPGDGLALYAKLEDVVLPLYYRDRPGWVWMMKQAISKIGPLFNSHRMMSRYVTEAYAR
- a CDS encoding CBS domain-containing protein, which encodes MTRNVVTVSPAHSVWHAARIMLTGGVSGLPVVDDTGRLLGLITEGDLLRRSELGMSGPIVGGAEQSNDPAREFVRSRSWKVADVMSPQVITVDEDTPVQKVAMLLGVHRIKRLPVMRNGRLVGVVSRADLLKVVSAGKPEPEVKGDDAARRAILARLQDAMVYLSRQPTVDVAAGRVRVAGTVRSSAERDAIRMIVESVAGPGFDDRIEIEGEQ
- the petA gene encoding ubiquinol-cytochrome c reductase iron-sulfur subunit — its product is MTGASTHEPRRRDFLFVATGAVSAVGVAGAIWPLIDQLNPDASVLALVSVEFDVSAIEEGQTVTIQWRGLPVFVRHRTEAEVLEARSVPLEELKDPELDQQRVAESHPQWLIMIANCTHLGCVPVGEAGDYGGWFCPCHGSQFDISGRVRAGPAPTNLVVMPYEWLSEKLVRIG
- a CDS encoding MauE/DoxX family redox-associated membrane protein, giving the protein MCETRSLAVEDHLLTSREEADRFMAEHDVKTTPQVFIGGRRIGGYDDTRAHFGKPLRGKDETTYQPVIALFGVALLMGLAVSWFALGTIFDLHAIEFFIAIAMCLLGIQKLQDVESFSTMFLNYDLLGRRYVPYAYFYPFGETLAGVLMLAGTLLWIASPVALFIGTVGAVSVFKAVYIDKRKLKCACVGGNSNVPLGFVSLTENLIMIAMAIWMPLRMGWM
- a CDS encoding metal ABC transporter permease, whose amino-acid sequence is MALAIIVAVAIKVVGVILITAMLIVPAAAARPLSRTPEQMAMAAVAIGVLSAVLGLDLAYTFDTPAGPSIVCVAAVAFLCTNILRILRTRSGL
- a CDS encoding hydroxyacid dehydrogenase; its protein translation is MKIAVFEAEDWEEAACAGLRPAHEVRCTRHALNRTTAGDYADAEVVSPFIASKIDADVLERLPALKLVATRSTGFDHIDLGACRRRGVIVANVPDYGDSTVAEHAFALLLAVARNIVESVEHTRRGGFSMARTRGFELHGKVMGVIGTGRIGRRAIEIAKGFGMTVIAHDRHEDHEAASRLAFSYAALRAVLEQADVISLHVPSLPETAGLIGDAAFAAMKEGAILINTSRGNVVDTEALVRALAEGKLRAAGLDVLPQEPLIREEAEIFRQQRSLDAPDLKALVANHVLLRFPNVLVTPHNAYNTDQALRRIIDTTLANISSFAAGNAINIVEGE
- the tnpB gene encoding IS66 family insertion sequence element accessory protein TnpB (TnpB, as the term is used for proteins encoded by IS66 family insertion elements, is considered an accessory protein, since TnpC, encoded by a neighboring gene, is a DDE family transposase.): MFRLGADLQVYLHHEPIDFRAGINSLAVRVQETMGLDPFASGVFAFCNRRRDRMKLLFFDRSGFVLVQKQLNEDRFRWPRRQETVVRLTTEQLH
- a CDS encoding NAD-dependent epimerase/dehydratase family protein, whose amino-acid sequence is MTEASMDDDYRPVIVVTGSSGYLGAAVVRRLHERYRVVGLVRSSPPHPPHQAECVCFVSANFCASFSVEFSGACGVHQK
- the istA gene encoding IS21 family transposase, with the protein product MPRHKQPRRMTVQDIRTILRLKHEQGLSIREIALRLKLSKTTVATYLFRAREAGLDCWPLPRGRDDDTTLKTVLFQKVGRPPRDLTEPDWRKISSELKRKGVTLVLLWEEYRAAHPDGYGYTWFCTQFRAFENRTSPRFRNRHEAGAVMQTDYAGHTIPVIDPATGVAHQAQIFVAVLGASNYTFAWASLTQRLPDWIEAQVRALEFFEGVPKALVCDNLKAAVARPLWFEPSLNKTFSALATHYDTTILPTRPRKPRDKGKVERAVLIVERWILARLRNQQFFSIQTLNAAIAELVTALNAKIMRRVGQSRRDLYEQIERPALRALPDHPFEYAEWKRAKVHPDYHIEVLHGFYFVPHRLIGRQVDVRLTHRMIEIFYNHERVAVHNRRGQRGGHSTVREHMPKSHQRHGGMTPETLVSRGARIGYHVAALIERLIRERPHPEQGYRSALGVLGLERRFGGDRLEAACERALTHNTVRYASVQSILITGLDKASEPPAPMTPAPRHDNIRGPGYYQ
- a CDS encoding DUF2934 domain-containing protein; protein product: MSDSEPTPAGELVHVRIEERAYQIWEDEGCPTGCELDHWLRAESETTEAVPELEMAEGAGSKKKS
- a CDS encoding DUF6629 family protein — its product is MCLSATVSYAAAAVLVPSGAVATVWAWAGDRRYLMLAILPLLFGLQQGAEGMVWVAGDAGHTHHVEQYSFVYMFFAWIVWPIWIPMSAFFLESGGRSAVILLFVIAGAMLGGLQFIPYFTHEGWLSTSFLAWAVRYEDINLLDAIVSRVVTYGIYLTVIIAPFLVVRDRAVKMFGLLTGGVVVITYLFFSYAYISVFCFGGALISTYLLALIWWKRPDRMTSLDA